In Lotus japonicus ecotype B-129 chromosome 5, LjGifu_v1.2, one genomic interval encodes:
- the LOC130717899 gene encoding transcription factor bHLH74, producing MGGQENAMRFQHGKESIMSANVSEMAISSVSLAKPSEAANPFLASHAWDPLVSLSQAQTFGGSSMVSHGEYANANASYPLVMENQGMGSTSHLVQYMSDSNLRGMVPKIPSYGSGSFSEMVGSFGQHGSGDITNTGYPQHYNAGIERVPINCEHSQVEDSTTEEGAPGSAPSGNRRKRGLDQNSTFNPNKNAEGDELKDSPGKISDGSKEHEKKPKLERNASADLRGKQSVKQAKDNSESGEGSKDNFIHVRARRGQATNSHSLAERVRREKISERMRLLQELVPGCNKITGKAVMLDEIINYVQSLQQQVEFLSMKLATVNPEMNFDLERILSKDILQSRIGHGIGGYGAAGGISSSHPFPNTSFQGNLAGMPGSSTQYPPLPQNVLDHEFQSFYGMGYDSNTVLDNSGPNGRLKTEL from the exons ATGGGGGGTCAAGAAAATGCTATGAGGTTTCAACATGGAAAGGAGAGTATTATGAGTGCAAATGTTTCAGAAATGGCCATTAGTTCTGTGTCTTTGGCTAAACCTTCAGAGGCAGCTAATCCTTTTCTTGCTTCTCATGCTTGGGATCCCCTTGTTTCATTGAGTCAGGCTCAAACTTTTGGAGGGTCTTCAATGGTTTCTCATGGTGAGTATGCCAATGCAAATGCTTCTTACCCTCTTGTTATGGAGAATCAGGGAATGGGAAGCACCTCTCACCTTGTTCAATACATGTCTGACTCAAATCTTAGGGGCATGGTACCCAAGATTCCCTCCTATGGAAGTGGTAGTTTCTCAGAAATGGTTGGCTCCTTTGGCCAACATGGGTCTGGTGATATAACCAACACAGGGTATCCACAACACTATAATGCTGGCATTGAAAGGGTTCCAATTAATTGTGAGCACTCACAGGTTGAGGACTCAACCACTGAAGAGGGAGCCCCAGGATCTGCACCTAGTGGAAATAGAAGAAAGCGTGGGCTTGATCAAAATTCTACCTTCAATCCAAACAAG AATGCTGAGGGTGATGAACTGAAAGATTCTCCTGGGAAGATCTCTGATGGTTCAAAAGAAcatgaaaagaaaccaaaacttGAGCGGAATGCTAGTGCAGATTTGAGAGGCAAGCAATCGGTGAAGCAAGCTAAAGACAACTCAGAAAGTGGAGAAGGTTCCAAAGATAATTTCATTCATGTTAGAGCTCGTAGAGGTCAAGCCACAAACAGTCACAGCCTTGCAGAAAGG GtaagaagagaaaagattaGTGAAAGAATGAGGTTGCTTCAAGAGCTTGTTCCAGGATGCAACAAG ATAACTGGCAAAGCAGTAATGCTGGATGAGATTATAAACTATGTGCAATCACTGCAGCAACAGGTTGAG TTTTTGTCCATGAAACTTGCTACTGTGAACCCAGAGATGAATTTTGATTTAGAGCGGATCCTATCTAAAGAT ATTCTCCAATCTCGCATAGGACATGGAATTGGTGGTTatggtgctgctggtggtatcAGCTCCTCTCACCCATTCCCGAATACAAGTTTCCAGGGAAATCTAGCTGGCATGCCTGGTTCATCAACACAATACCCTCCTTTGCCACAG AATGTTTTggaccatgagttccaaagctTCTATGGAATGGGATATGATTCCAATACAGTACTTGACAATTCGGGACCTAATG GGCGGTTGAAAACAGAGTTATAG
- the LOC130717399 gene encoding probable xyloglucan glycosyltransferase 12 — MAPMFNWWGKEKNHRGGGTPVVVKMENPNWSMVELEGPSDEDFIIADPSSGIHRDKGRGKNAKQLTWVLLLKAHRAAGCLASVAPALFSLVSAVKRRVASGRTDVDGEGVGGGRGNESATVRTRFYSCIKVFLWVSVLLLCFEVAAYFKGWHFGAPSLQFENLWVSSSFGVKGVFDWIYSRWVLTRVEYLAPPLQFLAYMCIILFIIQSLDRLVLCLGCFWIRFKKIKPVPKDGEVDQESGEKGFFPLVLVQIPMCNEREVYQQSIAACCNLDWPKSKLLIQVLDDSDDPTTQLLIKEEVNKWQQEGANIIYRHRVIREGYKAGNLKSAMNCSYVKDYEFVAIFDADFQPTPDFLKRTVPHFKDNSELGLVQARWSFVNKDENLLTRLQNINLAFHFEVEQQVNGVFINFFGFNGTAGVWRIKALEESGGWLERTTVEDMDIAVRAHLHGWKFIFLNDVECQCELPESYEAYRKQQHRWHSGPMQLFRLCLPDIIRSKISIWKKFNLIFLFFLLRKLILPFYSFTLFCIILPMTMFIPEAELPAWVVCYIPATMSFLNILPAPKAFPFIVPYLLFENTMSVTKFNAMISGLFQLGSAYEWVVTKKSGRSSEGDLVSLIEKGPKHQRGVSVPDLEELKEEIQLQEKKASKKKKHNRIYMKELALAFLLLTASARSLLSAQGIHFYFLLFQGISFLLVGLDLIGEQVD, encoded by the exons ATGGCACCTATGTTCAATTGGTGGGGGAAGGAGAAGAACCACCGCGGTGGCGGAACCCCTGTGGTGGTCAAAATGGAGAATCCGAACTGGTCCATGGTGGAGCTTGAAGGTCCCTCCGATGAAGATTTCATCATTGCAGACCCTTCTTCAGGGATTCACAGAGACAAAGGAAGAGGGAAGAACGCCAAGCAGCTGACATGGGTTCTCCTTCTCAAAGCTCACAGAGCCGCAGGTTGTCTCGCCTCTGTGGCCCCTGCATTGTTCAGCCTCGTCTCCGCCGTGAAACGCCGCGTGGCTTCCGGGAGAACCGATGTTGACGGCGAGGGTGTCGGTGGTGGGAGGGGGAACGAGAGTGCCACCGTGAGGACAAGATTCTATTCCTGCATCAAGGTGTTTCTCTGGGTTTCGGTTCTTCTTCTCTGTTTTGAGGTTGCTGCGTACTTCAAAGGTTGGCATTTCGGTGCACCGAGTCTTCAGTTTGAGAATTTGTGGGTTTCTTCTTCGTTTGGTGTGAAGGGTGTGTTTGATTGGATTTATTCTAGGTGGGTTTTGACTCGTGTGGAGTATCTTGCTCCACCTCTTCAGTTTCTGGCATATATGTGTATTATTCTCTTCATTATTCAGAGTTTGGATAGGTTAGTCCTCTGTTTAGGTTGTTTTTGGATCCGGTTTAAGAAGATCAAGCCTGTTCCGAAAGATGGTGAAGTGGATCAGGAATCTGGTGAGAAGGGTTTCTTCCCTCTTGTGCTAGTGCAGATCCCCATGTGTAATGAGAGAGAG GTTTATCAGCAATCAATTGCTGCTTGTTGTAATTTGGATTGGCCTAAATCCAAGTTGCTTATTCAAGTTcttgatgattctgatgatccAACAACTCAGTTGTTGATCAAGGAAGAGGTTAACAAATGGCAGCAAGAAGGTGCCAACATTATTTACAGGCATCGTGTGATTAGAGAAGGTTACAAGGCTGGTAACTTGAAATCTGCTATGAATTGTAGTTATGTGAAAGACTATGAATTTGTTGCAATTTTTGATGCTGATTTTCAGCCTACCCCGGATTTCCTTAAAAGAACGGTGCCTCATTTTAAG GACAACAGCGAATTGGGGCTTGTTCAGGCAAGATGGTCTTTTGTGAATAAGGATGAGAACTTGTTAACAAGGTTGCAGAACATTAATTTGGCATTCCATTTTGAGGTGGAGCAGCAAGTAAATGGGGTTTTCATTAACTTTTTCGGGTTCAATGGAACGGCCGGAGTGTGGAGAATAAAGGCTTTGGAGGAATCGGGTGGTTGGTTGGAGAGGACCACCGTGGAAGACATGGATATTGCTGTTAGAGCTCATCTTCATGGCTGGAAATTCATCTTCCTCAATGATGTTGAG TGCCAGTGTGAGCTACCAGAATCTTATGAAGCCTATAGGAAACAGCAACATAGATGGCACTCTGGGCCAATGCAATTGTTCCGCCTTTGTTTGCCCGACATCATTCGCTCCAAG ATAAGCATATGGAAAAAATTCAACTTGATattcctcttctttcttcttaggAAATTGATATTACCCTTCTATTCATTTACACTGTTCTGCATAATTCTCCCGATGACAATGTTTATACCTGAGGCCGAGCTTCCCGCCTGGGTTGTTTGTTACATCCCAGCCACCATGTCATTTCTCAACATCCTTCCTGCTCCAAAGGCCTTCCCCTTCATCGTTCCTTACCTTCTCTTTGAGAACACCATGTCAGTTACCAAATTCAATGCCATGATCTCTGGTCTCTTCCAGCTCGGAAGTGCATATGAGTGGGTTGTTACCAAGAAATCGGGTCGTTCCTCCGAGGGCGATCTTGTTTCCTTGATAGAGAAAGGACCAAAGCATCAAAGAGGGGTCTCTGTGCCTGATCTTGAGGAACTTAAAGAAGAAATCCAACTTCAGGAGAAAAAggcatcaaagaaaaaaaagcatAATAGAATCTACATGAAGGAGCTTGCTTTGGCCTTTCTACTCCTAACAGCTTCAGCAAGGAGTCTCCTTTCAGCTCAGGGAATTCACTTCTACTTCTTGCTATTCCAAGGCATATCATTCCTCTTAGTTGGTCTAGACTTGATCGGCGAACAAGTTGACTGA